The window TTCTTTTCCTCGTGTTGCTGCTAAATAAAGATTAACAAGTTCTATTCTATTCTCATCAATAAAGATAAGCTGCTTAACTAGGCTCCTTCTCAGCGGATGATTCATACTAAGGTTCATCGTAGATACACCCCTTTCCATCCACTTTCTTGCAAAACAGTTTGTACGCTTCCATTCAAATCTCCTCCTAAATATAAAAAATGAGAGCCACATACATGGAACTCTCAAACCTAGTATACTTCAATAATTGTCAGAACTTTTCGGTAAAAAAACAGAAAAAACTCCTTTTATTCGTGAATAATCACAACCGGGTCCTTTTTAACTCTCTAACGCAAACTCTACCGCCTGAACGGCATGGATATACGTAGTATCAAAGACTGGAACCTCGCAATCTTCCTGCTTAATCAACAACGTGATCTCCGTACATCCGAGAATGATCCCTTCGGCGCCCTGTTCAATCAAATGTTGTATCACCCTTCTATATTCTTTCTTTGAACTCTCCTTAATCTCCCCACGGCACAACTCTTGATAAATAATCTCATGAATCATATTCCTATCTTCATCCCCAGGGATGATAACTTCGAGTCCATACCTTTGTTCGAGTCTTTCCTTATAAAAAGGTTCTTCCATTGTAAAGCGCGTAGCTAATAAACCAACTTTCTTCAATCCGTTATTTTGAATGACTTGTCCTGTGGCATCCGCAATATGTAAGAATGGAATACCAATATTTGACTCAATCTGCTCTGCTAGTTTATGCATCGTATTGGTGCAAAGAAGAATAAAATCTACTCCTGAGTTTTCGAGTCTCCTCGCAGCGTCTTTGAGCTGCTCAGCAGCCTCGTCCCATTTTCCATCAAACTGCAGCTGTTTGATCGGTTCAAAATCAAATGAATACATCATACACTTGGCGGAATGTAAGCCACCTAATCTCTCTTTCACCTCCTGGTTTAGTATCTCATAGTACAATTTAGAAGACTCCCAACTCATTCCTCCAATTAGACCTATAGTCTTCATCTATCATCCCTCCTAATCATTTCATAGGTAAAAGAAAAACATCCCTTAGGATGTTTTAATCTCATTATGATCTATGGTGATATCTTCTGTTAATCCTCGTCTCCGGATCTCTTGGACATACTCTTGAATCCATTCTGGTTCTAACTTTAAAAAAACGGCTACACGACATGATGCTAATAGTGTCTCATCATTTAATGTTCTAACAAAACGAGTCAACCCCACCAACAGCACCACCCCATAAGATAGATTTATCCCCATTATAGGATAAAAGTCCTGTTTTGGGAAGACATTCCAATTTACTTGTTTAACATATTATATTCTACCCATTGATTGACATTATTTCTAGATAACTCGTAACATTTATACTCATATTGATCTGGAGGACCCATGGCGATCCAAGCCCGACCCTTGCTAGGTTTAGCGACAAATGAGGCAAAGGTAATAATATCCGGAGCCTTATCTCCAGGTGATTGCATGCCTTCATCTCCATGAATCTGGCATAAACAATGAGGATAACTGGTACGATCCCGACAAATGTCTTTCATTACTTCCACATTAATTTTCCCATGATTTTGAGAGAGTAAGGTATACATCTGTTTAATTCGGACCTGAGAGTTTTCCAACTCAATCCCCATCAATCTTTCCTCTTCTAGCAATTCCTCTGCAACAATATGATTAGAGTGAGCTAGCAACCCATTAGTGGGCTCAATCCTTCCTGTACGAGTTGGCAGGGTTTCTAGATTGGCCATTCCTCCATGAGAATCTAACATAATAAGGTTCCTCGAAGAAGCCCGATGCACTCTCTCTACCATCGTTACGGCCTCTTCTACCGTTCCGCAAGT is drawn from Ammoniphilus sp. CFH 90114 and contains these coding sequences:
- a CDS encoding aspartate/glutamate racemase family protein, giving the protein MKTIGLIGGMSWESSKLYYEILNQEVKERLGGLHSAKCMMYSFDFEPIKQLQFDGKWDEAAEQLKDAARRLENSGVDFILLCTNTMHKLAEQIESNIGIPFLHIADATGQVIQNNGLKKVGLLATRFTMEEPFYKERLEQRYGLEVIIPGDEDRNMIHEIIYQELCRGEIKESSKKEYRRVIQHLIEQGAEGIILGCTEITLLIKQEDCEVPVFDTTYIHAVQAVEFALES
- the sda gene encoding sporulation histidine kinase inhibitor Sda, with translation MGLTRFVRTLNDETLLASCRVAVFLKLEPEWIQEYVQEIRRRGLTEDITIDHNEIKTS